In the genome of Delphinus delphis chromosome 15, mDelDel1.2, whole genome shotgun sequence, one region contains:
- the NME3 gene encoding nucleoside diphosphate kinase 3, whose product MICLVLTIFANLFPAAYTGVHERTFLAVKPDGVQRRLVGEIVRRFERKGFKLVALKLVLASEELLRQHYAELRERPFYGRLVKYMGSGPVVAMVWQGLDVVRASRALIGATNPADATPGTIRGDFCIEVGKNVIHGSDSVESARREIALWFRADELLCWEDSAGHWLYE is encoded by the exons ATGATCTGCCTGGTGCTGACCATCTTCGCCAACCTCTTCCCGGCGG CGTACACCGGCGTGCACGAGCGCACTTTCCTGGCCGTGAAGCCTGACGGCGTGCAGCGGCGGCTCGTGGGCGAGATCGTTCGGCGCTTCGAGAGGAAGGGCTTCAAGCTGGTGGCGCTGAAGCTGGTGCTG gcctccgAGGAGCTGCTGCGCCAGCACTACGCCGAGCTGCGTGAGCGCCCTTTCTACGGGCGCCTGGTCAAGTACATGGGCTCCGGGCCGGTGGTGGCCATG GTGTGGCAGGGTCTGGACGTTGTGCGCGCTTCGCGGGCGCTCATCGGGGCCACGAACCCGGCCGACGCCACGCCCGGTACCATCCGTGGCGATTTCTGCATCGAGGTCGGCAA GAACGTGATTCACGGCAGCGACTCGGTGGAGAGCGCCCGCCGCGAGATAGCGCTCTGGTTCCGCGCAGACGAGCTTCTGTGCTGGGAGGACAGCGCCGGGCACTGGCTGTACGAGTAG